From a single Lolium rigidum isolate FL_2022 chromosome 7, APGP_CSIRO_Lrig_0.1, whole genome shotgun sequence genomic region:
- the LOC124675312 gene encoding protein MAIN-LIKE 1-like has translation MDLTSQGQKTQQQKPNGRRAVGSSQTWTRYGVLLPSQQTRKLKEWVLTDEQQQLVNASGLGHLALTTGFTIDRSLLTAFCERWNNETNTAHFMGFEMAPSLRDVSYILGIPVTGHVVTSEPIGDEAVNRMCLHYLGESPGGGEQLCGLIRLTWLCRKFHQLPENPTINDIAFSTRAYLLYLVGSTLFPDTMRGFVSPRYLPLLGDFRKIHEYAWGAAALAHLYRGLSVAVTPNATTQFLGSATLLMAWIYEYLPLTQPQQKNQNTLLPRACRWNFGGATRGQRKKVVEWRKDFEHLQLSDVNWNPYKDINPGIVPGYCVAADNICYSRTWLISFNIKEVYVPDRFSRQFGREQGRLHQVPLWARRTWSKAKDWRVEYAREIEEFHQLVGCRFIPSVETNINSLPNEFIAGQGTTGCSRNASQNFSMMVEDLKNDLPVINRYLEGLPPEVASFLEKVSTMIKTYSPAQSSPREDEAAQCKNVAARANNSRKRARKPSHLEDPLSPQDSGVNQYQGALVPYEASSRFANVLDGTVPPPDGGESFKEHEIMEPWQMSHMTTESSSSPDSSLSGSRDRRQQHPDEAPTRRSNDSLRRSRRHCVQLKMFKHVDGVGAEETNPIFL, from the exons ATGGACCTCACATCCCAGGGTCAGAAAACACAGCAACAAAAACCAAATGGCAGAAGAGCGGTTGGTAGCTCGCAAACATGGACA CGATATGGTGTTCTGCTACCAAGCCAGCAGACACGGAAACTAAAAGAATGGGTTCTAACTGATGAACAACAACAACTAGTCAATGCTAGTGGTCTTGGTCATCTTGCTCTTACAACAGGATTTACCATTGACCGTTCCTTGCTTACAGCCTTTTGTGAGAGATGGAACAATGAAACAAATACTGCACATTTCATGGGATTTGAAATGGCTCCGTCACTCCGTGATGTTTCATACATTCTTGGAATTCCAGTGACTGGTCATGTGGTGACATCAGAGCCCATTGGTGATGAAGCTGTGAATCGCATGTGCTTGCATTACTTAGGAGAGAGCCCTGGAGGCGGAGAGCAACTATGTGGCTTGATCAGATTGACTTGGTTGTGCAGGAAATTTCATCAACTGCCTGAAAACCCCACCATCAATGACATTGCATTTAGCACCCGAGCGTACCTTCTATATTTGGTTGGCTCCACCTTGTTTCCTGACACGATGAGGGGCTTTGTATCCCCGAGATATCTACCACTTCTGGGGGATTTTAGGAAGATACATGAGTATGCTTGGGGAGCTGCAGCCCTTGCTCATTTGTACAGAGGATTGTCTGTTGCAGTAACACCAAATGCCACTACCCAGTTTCTTGGCAGTGCAACTTTACTCATG GCTTGGATTTATGAGTATCTTCCTTTAACTCAACCCCAACAAAAGAATCAGAACACCTTGCTGCCCCGGGCATGCCGATGGAACTTTGGAGGAGCAACACGTGGGCAGAGAAAGAAAGTCGTGGAATGGAGAAAGGATTTTGAGCACCTTCAGTTGTCTGAT GTCAACTGGAATCCTTACAAGGACATAAACCCAGGAATTGTTCCAGGATATTGCGTTGCAGCAGATAACATTTGCTACTCCCGGACATGGCTAATCAGCTTTAACATAAAAGAGGTGTATGTACCTGACCGGTTTTCTAGGCAGTTTGGGAGGGAGCAGGGTCGTCTCCATCAGGTGCCATTGTGGGCAAGAAGAACTTGGAGTAAAGCGAAGGACTGGAGGGTTGAGTATGCTCGTGAGATTGAGGAATTCCATCAATTGGTTGGTTGTCGTTTCATCCCTTCTGTAGAAACTAATATCAACTCCCTCCCGAATGAGTTCATAGCTGGACAGGGTACTACAGGATGCAGCCGGAATGCCTCTCAGAACTTCTCTATGATG GTTGAAGATTTAAAGAATGATCTTCCTGTAATTAATCGCTATCTGGAGGGACTCCCTCCAGAGGTTGCAAGCTTCCTAGAGAAAGTGAGCACGATGATCAAAACTTACTCCCCAGCACAGAGCAGTCCAAGGGAAGATGAAGCAGCCCAGTGCAAGAATGTAGCTGCCAGAGCAAATAACTCAAGAAAAAGGGCAAGAAAACCTTCACACCTTGAAGATCCTTTAAGCCCACAGGATTCCGGTGTAAACCAGTATCAAGGTGCGCTGGTACCTTATGAGGCTAGTAGCAGGTTTGCCAATGTGCTGGATGGCACTGTCCCTCCGCCAGACGGAGGGGAATCGTTCAAGGAACATGAGATCATGGAGCCATGGCAAATGTCGCATATGACAACAGAGTCCTCTTCCTCTCCAGACTCAAGCTTGTCGGGATCAAGGGATCGGAGGCAGCAACACCCTGATGAAGCTCCAACCCGGAGGAGCAATGATAGCCTCCGAAGGAGCAGAAGGCACTGTGTGCAGCTCAAAATGTTCAAGCACGTGGACGGGGTGGGTGCCGAGGAAACCAACCCAATCTTCCTCTGA